The following coding sequences are from one Daphnia pulex isolate KAP4 chromosome 11, ASM2113471v1 window:
- the LOC124208024 gene encoding uncharacterized protein LOC124208024 isoform X2: protein MNSNFPIWLSLLRQVSWIRRRDWHIMSSGSHIYTADSRFSVLNRPGSPDWILMLKSPQLYDSGTYECQIAGGQGQVSHFVELLVWAPVASVVEGSEHHVEAESNIQLHCKLYPEANNFHINNSNETNREQTALHQLSLPAVVGGRAPFVWFHNGRPLIHGGKSSAGLGLVSIYLEDVAESIAGKSDWMAWTSRLVIQRADPADSGNYTCAPWRGKSASVNVFVSQGDRPAAVQRQSALRSSIPLNVLIFGLNFLLLQMPLQDR from the exons ATGAATTCTAATTTCCCCATTTGGTTGTCACTTTTGCGACAGGTTTCGTGGATTCGGCGGAGAGATTGGCACATCATGTCGTCCGGCAGTCACATCTACACGGCCGACAGCCGTTTCAGCGTCCTCAACCGGCCCGGCTCACCCGACTGGATTCTGATGCTCAAATCGCCGCAACTCTACGATTCCGGCACCTATGAATGTCag ATAGCGGGCGGACAGGGACAAGTTTCGCACTTTGTCGAACTTTTAGTCTGGGCGCCGGTAGCGTCGGTCGTCGAGGGCAGCGAACACCACGTCGAAGCCGAGAGCAACATCCAACTGCATTGCAAACTCTACCCAGAAGCCAACAATTTCCATATTAACAACAGCAACGAGACCAACCGGGAACAGACGGCACTTCACCAGTTGTCGTTACCCGCG GTGGTGGGTGGCAGAGCGCCGTTCGTTTGGTTTCACAACGGCCGGCCGCTGATTCACGGCGGCAAATCGTCGGCCGGTTTGGGGTTGGTGTCCATTTACCTGGAAGATGTTGCTGAATCCATCGCCGGCAAAAGCGACTGGATGGCGTGGACGAGCCGTTTGGTGATCCAGCGAGCAGATCCAGCCGATTCCGGCAACTATACCTGTGCACCGTGGAGAGGAAAATCCGCATCAGTCAACGTCTTCGTTTCACAAG GTGATCGACCAGCGGCGGTTCAGAGGCAGTCTGCGCTGAGATCTTCCATCCCACTGAATGTACTCATCTTTGGGCttaattttcttctacttCAGATGCCTCTTCAGGACCGATAA
- the LOC124208024 gene encoding uncharacterized protein LOC124208024 isoform X1 codes for MLLTSTTQVFPFGVFLFPRLSKDSDVFCLFLDIRFRCLDLVIGVHCISSLTTPLMDKKVSWIRRRDWHIMSSGSHIYTADSRFSVLNRPGSPDWILMLKSPQLYDSGTYECQIAGGQGQVSHFVELLVWAPVASVVEGSEHHVEAESNIQLHCKLYPEANNFHINNSNETNREQTALHQLSLPAQVVGGRAPFVWFHNGRPLIHGGKSSAGLGLVSIYLEDVAESIAGKSDWMAWTSRLVIQRADPADSGNYTCAPWRGKSASVNVFVSQGDRPAAVQRQSALRSSIPLNVLIFGLNFLLLQMPLQDR; via the exons ATGTTGTTGACGTCAACGACACAAGTTTTCCCTTTCGGCGTCTTCCTGTTTCCTAGGCTCTCAAAAGACTCGGATGTGTTTTGCTTGTTTCTCGATATCCGATTTCGTTGTTTGGATCTGGTTATTGGTGTACACTGTATATCTTCCTTGACAACGCCGTTGATGGACAAGAAG GTTTCGTGGATTCGGCGGAGAGATTGGCACATCATGTCGTCCGGCAGTCACATCTACACGGCCGACAGCCGTTTCAGCGTCCTCAACCGGCCCGGCTCACCCGACTGGATTCTGATGCTCAAATCGCCGCAACTCTACGATTCCGGCACCTATGAATGTCag ATAGCGGGCGGACAGGGACAAGTTTCGCACTTTGTCGAACTTTTAGTCTGGGCGCCGGTAGCGTCGGTCGTCGAGGGCAGCGAACACCACGTCGAAGCCGAGAGCAACATCCAACTGCATTGCAAACTCTACCCAGAAGCCAACAATTTCCATATTAACAACAGCAACGAGACCAACCGGGAACAGACGGCACTTCACCAGTTGTCGTTACCCGCG CAGGTGGTGGGTGGCAGAGCGCCGTTCGTTTGGTTTCACAACGGCCGGCCGCTGATTCACGGCGGCAAATCGTCGGCCGGTTTGGGGTTGGTGTCCATTTACCTGGAAGATGTTGCTGAATCCATCGCCGGCAAAAGCGACTGGATGGCGTGGACGAGCCGTTTGGTGATCCAGCGAGCAGATCCAGCCGATTCCGGCAACTATACCTGTGCACCGTGGAGAGGAAAATCCGCATCAGTCAACGTCTTCGTTTCACAAG GTGATCGACCAGCGGCGGTTCAGAGGCAGTCTGCGCTGAGATCTTCCATCCCACTGAATGTACTCATCTTTGGGCttaattttcttctacttCAGATGCCTCTTCAGGACCGATAA